In Clostridiales bacterium, the genomic stretch TTTACTTTCGTTTACGATTTGGTCAAGGCGCGCCTTGCCAAAAATAAAAACGTTGCGGCGGCTGAACAGACCGCAACTACCGATACTCCCGAGAATACCGAAACACCCGAAACCGAAAACAGCTAAATGAATATCAACGAGATCATAGACGTAGACATAACCTCTTGCGGTATGAACGGCGAGGGGATAGCGCGAGTGGACGGCAAGGTCGTGTTCGTGCCGTACGTGCTTGCGGGCGAGCGGGTAAAGGTGCGCATCCGCGAGGTCAAGAGTAAGTACGCGAACGCTACCGTCATCAAGGTTTTTGATTCGTCACCCGATAGGATCGCGCCGTCGTGCCCGCACTATTACAAGTGCGGCGGCTGCGATATGGGTCACGTTTCCGCAGAGTACAGGAAAAACGCGATAATCGCCGAGCTTAAAAATAATTTCAAAAAGATAGCCGATCTCGACGTCGAGCCGAGCGAATTCATTTCGTCGGGCGAAAGAAACGGGTGCAGGAACAAGCTGTCCATGCCGTTCGGCTTGGTGGGCGGTAAAGTTGTTTTGGGGCTGTACAAGCAAAATACGCACGTTGTAGAGCCCGTTATTTGCCCGATCGGCGGCACGCTTGCGTTATCGATAGCCAAAACCGTGTGCGAATTCGCCAACGCGAAAAAGCTTTCGGTGTATAACGAAACCACCCAAAAAGGTCTGTTGCGTCACCTCGTAGTTCGCGAAGTGGGCGGCAGGGCGGCGGCAACTCTCGTCATCAACGCACAGGGCTTCGCTCACGAAAAAGCGCTCGGCGAAAGACTGCCCGATAACGTAGACTTTTTCGTTTGTCCCAATTTCAAGCATAACAACGTTATCCTCGGCGATAGCGTTCGGCTTATAAAGGGCAGTCCTTTTCTGCCGCTCGAAGTGCTCGGGGTCAAAGCCGAGCTGTCGCCGCTGTCGTTCTTGCAGGTCAACGACCTTGTGCGCGACGAGCTTTATAAGAACGCGATCTCGTTCGTTTCTTCGCCCGTGCTTATCGACTTATACAGCGGTATCGGCATAACGAGCAACCTTGCCGCGAAAAAGGCGGAGCGAGTTATCGCGGTCGAGTGCGTGCCGCAAGCGGTCGAAAACGCAAACCGCACAGCTGTTCTCAACGGCAACGCCGACAAGATAAAGAACATTTGCGGCGACGTGCAAAAGGTATTAGGCGATATTTCGAGTGAAGTAAAAGACTGCGATATTCTCGTCGATCCGCCGCGTAAGGGCTGCGGAGAAGAAGTCATGCGCGCAGTCGCCAAGGTCAAGCCCGATCGGCTTATATATATTTCGTGCAATCACGCGACGATGTGCCGCGATATAAAAATTTTCTTAGACGAAACGCAAGGCTACCGTATTGAGGAATGCAAGCTGTTCGATATGTTCCCCGACACGCACCACGTCGAAACTCTGGTTTGTCTTATACGCCGGTAGTTTAAATATTTAACTTGCAATTAATTACGATTAATTAGATAATTAATATATTTTTAATTAGTTTAGGGCGTGTCAAGTTTGCGTTGAGTCGTTCTTTTTGCCCCGTAGAGAATTAGTATTGACCTGAAAATCGGTCTGGAGTATGCTGTTAGTATCAGTAATCTATGGGAGCGGAGTGATGAGAAAACTTTTGCGCTACATGATTTCGATAGCTGCGGCGGTGACGTCGGCACTTGCGCTTTTTGCTTGTTCCGATAAAGTTTCCGTGACTGTCGAGCTTAACGACGGCGAGCTTGACTGTCGATCGATAACGGTCAATAGCGGGAGCGTTATCGGCATACCGCAAGCACCCACTAAGAACGGGTGTATTTTCGACGGGTGGTGGACAGAGCAGTCTGGCGGCGAGCTTTTCGATTTTACAAAGCCCGTTACGAGCGATATTACTATCTATGCGCACTGGACCGAATCGGGCGTTGCGTCGGTAACGTTCGATTTGAATTTGCCGACGGATAACGCTGTTTCCTCGCAAACGCCGAGCGGGCTGACGTTGAAGGCGGGGGAAAAGTTCACTCCGCCTACCGATCCCGTTTGCGACGGGTATCTTTTTAAAGGCTGGTTTGAAGCCGACGGGCAAGCCGCGGCGACGGCAAGCACTATTATAAACAACGACGTTACGTTTTACGCGCAGTGGGCTAAGCTTTATACCGTTTCGTTCGCAAGCGAAATCGGCGACGTGCCCGAGCCGATAAAGGTCGAGGAAAACACCGTTGCGGTGCTTCCCGATATTTCTATCGAGGGTTACACTCTCGGCGAGTGGTGCACGGACAGCGAGCTTAAAAGCTTCTACGACGAAACTCAGACGCTTAAAAACGATATAACGCTTTATGCAAAGTTCTACAAGCATACCGCGCTCGACGCGTTCTATTTCGGTTCGGTCGAGTCCGACGGCTATGCGCGCATAACGGGTATCAAGCCCGAAATGCTGGACAGCATAGGCGACACGCTGGTCATTCCCGACATTACGGCTTCGGGCGAGAAGATCGGGCGGTTCTCCGTTCTCAATACGAGCGGGGCGAACGAGGTCGATTTGTCCGGTATTAAAAAAGTCGTGCTGTCTAACACGCTTAACAAGTCGTTCTCTGCGGCACTCGATCTTATGGAAAATCTTACGACTGTCGTCGGCGGTCGCGGCGGGCGCGATTATACCGCGTATGCGGGGTGTGTTTACAGCAACGAGGACGACGCGTATTATCGGTTATGCTACGTGCCGAAAGCGATAGAGGGTGGTATCGTTCCGCTCAGAAACGACGGTACCAAAATATTCATAGAAAGCGATTCGTCGGGCGCGAGCCTTAAATTCGACGGTTTACAAATAGCGGACGTTTATGCGTTTGAGCTTAACGGCGCGACCTCCACACGCCTTAGTATCAGCATTGTGCAAAACATAAACGTTGTGTTTATCGCGCCCGATGATTACGTTGACGAATACGCTTCGCGCTACGCCAAAGAGTTTATCTACGGCGTGAGCGGCGAGTCGGGAGTGTTCGTATTCGTGCCTAAGTCCAGGAGCGACGACGCCGAGTACATAGCCGAAAAAACGAAGCAGGCGATACAGGCGCGCGACGACGAGATCCGCCGTCAGGAACAAGAATATTTGCAGGGCGGTAAGTAATATGCTGAGACTTAATAATGTAACCAAAACGTTCGGCAAAGGCAAGAACGAGTTTACCGCGCTCAAAGGCGTGTCGCTCGAATTCCCGACAAAGGGGCTTGTCATCATCCTCGGCAAGAGCGGAAGCGGCAAGTCGACGCTTCTCAATATCATCGGCGGGCTCGACAAGGCGAGTTCGGGCGAAATAATCATCGACGGTAAGTCGACTAAAGAGTTCACGCCCAAAGATTACGACAGCTACCGCAATACGTACGTTGGAATGGTCTTTCAGGAGTTTAACCTTATCGACGAGATAACGCTTGCCGAGAACATTGCCATATCCCTGCGGCTCCAAACGGACAGCCCCGAGCTCAGTCGAATAGACGACGCGCTCGCCGCCGTCGGGCTTGCCAACATGGGCTACCGCAAGCCGACCGAGCTTTCGGGCGGTCAGCGTCAGCGCGTGGCGATAGCGCGTGCACTCATTAAAAATCCCGAGATAATCCTCGCCGACGAGCCGACGGGTGCGCTCGACTTTGCGACGGGCGAATACATATTCGACACACTCAAAAAGATAGCGCGCGACAAGCTTGTGGTGGTCGTAACGCATGACCGCGAGCTCGCGTATTCGTACGGCGACCGCATAGTCGAGATAGTTGACGGCGAGATCGTATCCGACAAATCGCGGCTCAGTAAGAGCGGGCGCGTAACTGCGTTCGGCGACAACGTGCTTGAAGTCGATTGCGGCGCGGAGCTTAGCCTTGACGACGTGAACGGCAAGCTCAAAAAGGGCGTAAACTACGTAGGTATTTATCAAAACCGCGACAAGCTCGCCGCGGCATACCCGCAGATATTAAAAACGGACGGCGAAAAGCGCGAAAGCGCGAGCGGTAGCGAGTTTGCGCCGACCGACAATGTGGAAATGGACGACGCCGAGTTCAAGCTGAAAGAGGGCAAGCTGAAACTCAAAGATGCCTTCTTTATGGCGGTGTCGAACATAAAGCGTACCAAGCGCAAGTTCATATTCTTGGTGGCGTTTTCCGCCGTCGCGTTCGTGTTTATGGTCATATCGTTCATACTGTCCACACTAAGTTCGGCTCAACTCGTTTCGGCGACTGTGACGGGCGGCGGCGACAGGGGGCAGGTATGCGTTTCCAAGCTGATCGAAACGGACGATGGTAAAAGCCTTATCGCGCTTGACGATAACGATATTAAAGTCGTGTCCGATGCTTCGGACAGTATCGTTCTCAAGCATTACACCAACAAATTAAGTCCCGTATTCGCTCATAAGCAAACTTCGATCGACCGCAATGCGGACGGTAGCGACGGCACATACGGACTTGATTACTTTACAGGTATAATTACCGGCTCGCCGCGCGATCTCGGACTAAAAGTTACGGGTAGCGACAAATGCACAAATACCGACGAGATAATCATATCCGACCTTGCGGCGTTCGAGCTTATTCGTAGTGGGTTTGTCGGCAACACGAAAGACGGAGGTTACGGCATTCCCGAAGTGGATAATATCGAGCAGCTTATAGGCTCGCGCGTAAAGATTTATCAAACCGATACGAGTTATAAAATCGTCGGCGTGTTCC encodes the following:
- the rlmD gene encoding 23S rRNA (uracil(1939)-C(5))-methyltransferase RlmD, with protein sequence MNINEIIDVDITSCGMNGEGIARVDGKVVFVPYVLAGERVKVRIREVKSKYANATVIKVFDSSPDRIAPSCPHYYKCGGCDMGHVSAEYRKNAIIAELKNNFKKIADLDVEPSEFISSGERNGCRNKLSMPFGLVGGKVVLGLYKQNTHVVEPVICPIGGTLALSIAKTVCEFANAKKLSVYNETTQKGLLRHLVVREVGGRAAATLVINAQGFAHEKALGERLPDNVDFFVCPNFKHNNVILGDSVRLIKGSPFLPLEVLGVKAELSPLSFLQVNDLVRDELYKNAISFVSSPVLIDLYSGIGITSNLAAKKAERVIAVECVPQAVENANRTAVLNGNADKIKNICGDVQKVLGDISSEVKDCDILVDPPRKGCGEEVMRAVAKVKPDRLIYISCNHATMCRDIKIFLDETQGYRIEECKLFDMFPDTHHVETLVCLIRR
- a CDS encoding InlB B-repeat-containing protein gives rise to the protein MRKLLRYMISIAAAVTSALALFACSDKVSVTVELNDGELDCRSITVNSGSVIGIPQAPTKNGCIFDGWWTEQSGGELFDFTKPVTSDITIYAHWTESGVASVTFDLNLPTDNAVSSQTPSGLTLKAGEKFTPPTDPVCDGYLFKGWFEADGQAAATASTIINNDVTFYAQWAKLYTVSFASEIGDVPEPIKVEENTVAVLPDISIEGYTLGEWCTDSELKSFYDETQTLKNDITLYAKFYKHTALDAFYFGSVESDGYARITGIKPEMLDSIGDTLVIPDITASGEKIGRFSVLNTSGANEVDLSGIKKVVLSNTLNKSFSAALDLMENLTTVVGGRGGRDYTAYAGCVYSNEDDAYYRLCYVPKAIEGGIVPLRNDGTKIFIESDSSGASLKFDGLQIADVYAFELNGATSTRLSISIVQNINVVFIAPDDYVDEYASRYAKEFIYGVSGESGVFVFVPKSRSDDAEYIAEKTKQAIQARDDEIRRQEQEYLQGGK
- a CDS encoding ATP-binding cassette domain-containing protein, coding for MLRLNNVTKTFGKGKNEFTALKGVSLEFPTKGLVIILGKSGSGKSTLLNIIGGLDKASSGEIIIDGKSTKEFTPKDYDSYRNTYVGMVFQEFNLIDEITLAENIAISLRLQTDSPELSRIDDALAAVGLANMGYRKPTELSGGQRQRVAIARALIKNPEIILADEPTGALDFATGEYIFDTLKKIARDKLVVVVTHDRELAYSYGDRIVEIVDGEIVSDKSRLSKSGRVTAFGDNVLEVDCGAELSLDDVNGKLKKGVNYVGIYQNRDKLAAAYPQILKTDGEKRESASGSEFAPTDNVEMDDAEFKLKEGKLKLKDAFFMAVSNIKRTKRKFIFLVAFSAVAFVFMVISFILSTLSSAQLVSATVTGGGDRGQVCVSKLIETDDGKSLIALDDNDIKVVSDASDSIVLKHYTNKLSPVFAHKQTSIDRNADGSDGTYGLDYFTGIITGSPRDLGLKVTGSDKCTNTDEIIISDLAAFELIRSGFVGNTKDGGYGIPEVDNIEQLIGSRVKIYQTDTSYKIVGVFHTDYENYSGITSASSLDSSAEHDKAEFIQNSNFIYSKVFAHAEFPQVFASMSGGGVSTVSFAVSFENNSSSGARALSRLMYSEEAVNSLVTTSGASAFLWNKDNVMSVEELRENQIVLSLFDTAKMLNKLDAYYEGDNEAIFQDASFTRLTSSSLTVTFYDGSGGIFKRMDGVRLVGVLDPRFNNPDEAGDRLLLAENDVKKLYSSNTAVNSLYFDSGTSESGLTRKINRLADKGYLVTTAAAPAQSVVAIDDAVSMLSQISLYITIAFAVFALLFMFNYVSQSIKFRTKEIAVYRIIGARGRDLSKMFLIEGLFIAVITTVVASVLSALVALLLNELIAGIMLSSFNITFGLISFKFWHVPLIFAVCLAFVGVSLLFPILNIVRKKPVDALKMI